Proteins from one Camelina sativa cultivar DH55 chromosome 8, Cs, whole genome shotgun sequence genomic window:
- the LOC104709495 gene encoding putative nuclease HARBI1 gives MAKPGLAIPTKIKDSTRFYPYFKDCVGAIDGTHILAMIPGQDTASYRNRKGQISQNVLAACNFDLEFTYVLSGWEGSAHDAKVLQDALTRNTNKLVVPEEDDVEETNVDQINDEEEEQLHCTQEQQRVLANTWRANIAASMWTDAMNMGS, from the exons ATGGCTAAGCCTGGACTTGCAAttcctacaaaaataaaagacagcACTCGATTTTATCCTTATTTTAAg gattgTGTGGGGGCGATTGATGGAACTCATATCCTTGCAATGATACCAGGACAAGACACGGCTAGCTATCGTAATCGAAAAGGACAAATATCACAAAATGTCTTAGCTGcatgtaattttgatttagaatttacGTATGTTCTTAGCGGGTGGGAAGGTTCAGCTCACGATGCAAAGGTATTACAGGATGCTTtaacaagaaacacaaacaaattagTAGTTCCTGAAG aagatgatgtcgAAGAAACTAACGTTGATCAAataaatgatgaagaagaagaacaacttCATTGtactcaagaacaacaaagagtGCTCGCTAATACATGGAGAGCAAATATAGCTGCAAGCATGTGGACTGATGCTATGAATATGGGGTCATGA